A window of the Streptomyces sp. NBC_01351 genome harbors these coding sequences:
- a CDS encoding arginase family protein codes for MRTLVLLDAPSNLGLRPPAPGTVPGVYKLAGALREQGLLARLGAREGGVVVPPRYDRGDWAEGDGVFHAEALAAYTLTLADRIERHLSEGEFPVVLGGDCSIQLGAALAMRRLGRYGLAAIDGSADFRHPGNEAVNGPVGAAAGEELALSTGRGQADLADLEGRSPYLRDEDVRLFGLRDGDPDLTELRAAGIHAVTVGAIRERGAGPVARMALEGLHPPVTDGFWVHLDADVLDPGVMPAVDSPDPGGLIPDELSELLGVLVRSPRCVGMNVTVYDPDLDPDGRAGALLADLVAGAFA; via the coding sequence ATGCGAACCCTCGTGCTCCTCGATGCCCCGTCCAACCTCGGCCTGCGCCCGCCCGCGCCCGGTACCGTGCCCGGCGTCTACAAGCTCGCCGGAGCCCTGCGCGAACAGGGCCTCCTCGCCCGGCTCGGCGCGCGCGAGGGCGGGGTGGTGGTCCCGCCGCGCTACGACCGCGGCGACTGGGCGGAGGGCGACGGCGTGTTCCACGCCGAGGCCCTGGCCGCGTACACCCTCACCCTCGCCGACCGCATCGAACGGCACCTGAGCGAGGGGGAGTTCCCCGTCGTACTCGGCGGAGACTGCTCGATCCAGCTGGGCGCCGCCCTCGCGATGCGCAGGCTCGGGCGGTACGGACTGGCGGCGATCGACGGCTCCGCCGACTTCCGCCACCCGGGCAACGAGGCCGTGAACGGGCCCGTGGGCGCGGCCGCCGGCGAGGAGCTCGCCCTCTCCACCGGGCGCGGCCAGGCCGATCTCGCCGACCTGGAAGGGCGGTCCCCGTACCTGCGGGACGAGGACGTACGGCTCTTCGGGCTGCGGGACGGGGACCCGGACCTCACCGAGCTGCGGGCGGCCGGGATTCACGCGGTCACCGTCGGGGCGATCCGCGAGCGGGGCGCCGGGCCGGTGGCGCGGATGGCCCTGGAGGGACTGCACCCGCCGGTCACCGACGGCTTCTGGGTGCATCTGGACGCCGACGTACTGGACCCGGGCGTCATGCCGGCCGTGGACAGCCCCGATCCCGGCGGCCTGATTCCGGACGAACTCTCCGAGCTGCTCGGGGTGTTGGTGCGCTCGCCGCGCTGCGTGGGGATGAACGTCACCGTCTACGACCCGGATCTGGATCCGGACGGGCGTGCGGGCGCGCTGCTGGCCGATCTGGTGGCGGGCGCCTTCGCGTAG